The following proteins are encoded in a genomic region of Dioscorea cayenensis subsp. rotundata cultivar TDr96_F1 chromosome 8, TDr96_F1_v2_PseudoChromosome.rev07_lg8_w22 25.fasta, whole genome shotgun sequence:
- the LOC120267711 gene encoding histidinol dehydrogenase, chloroplastic-like, which produces METGFVYLVGTNKVINSGVFWSSQLSGYNGCLKYRSTRPLTVFKTQVARSAMKSYRLSELSHAEVHGLKGRPRIDFSSIFSTVKPIVDDVHCKGDAAVIDYTRRFDKVDLENIVKLVSDLPDPELDPVVREAFDVAYSNIYAFHDAQKVPERTTENMRGVRCKRIARCITSVGLYVPGGTAVLPSTALMLSVPAQIAGCKTIVLATPPGRDGSICKEVLYCAKKSGVTHILKAGGAQAIAAMAWGTASCPKVEKIFGPGNQYVTAAKMILQNSEAMVSIDMPAGPSEVLVIADKYAKPAHIAADLLSQAEHGPDSQVVLVIAGDGVDLSAIESEISKQCASLPRGEYASKALSHSFIVFAQDMFEVGYLFSNLYAPEHLIINVKEAERWESLIENAGSVFLGQWSPESVGDYASGTNHVLPTYGYARMYSGVSLDSFLKYITVQSLTEEGLRTLGPYVAKMAEVEGLEAHKRAVTLRLQDIEAALPIS; this is translated from the exons ATGGAAACTGGATTTGTGTATCTTGTAGGGACTAATAAAGTTATCAATTCAGGAGTTTTCTGGAGTTCTCAATTATCTGGCTACAACGGTTGTCTGAAATATCGTTCAACTCGTCCATTGACTG TTTTCAAAACTCAGGTTGCTAGGAGTGCTATGAAATCTTATCGGCTCTCAGAGCTTAGCCATGCTGAGGTTCATGGCCTTAAGGGCCGTCCTCGCATTGATTTCTCGTCCATTTTTAGCACA GTGAAGCCAATAGTGGATGATGTGCACTGCAAAGGTGATGCTGCAGTTATAGA TTACACACGAAGGTTTGACAAAGTTGATTTGGAGAACATTGTTAAACTTGTTTCTGACCTTCCAGATCCAGAG CTTGATCCTGTTGTCAGGGAAGCATTCGATGTAGCCTATTCCAATATATATGCTTTCCATGATGCCCAAAAGGTTCCTGAGAGGACTACTGAGAATATGAGA GGCGTCAGATGCAAAAGAATAGCAAGGTGCATTACTTCAGTGGGCCTTTATGTTCCTGGGGGGACTGCTGTCTTGCCTTCAACTGCTTTGATGCTTTCGGTG CCTGCACAGATTGCTGGCTGCAAAACAATTGTGCTTGCCACTCCCCCTGGTCGTGATGGTAGTATTTGCAAG GAGGTACTTTATTGCGCTAAGAAATCTGGTGTCACACATATTCTAAAAGCTGGTGGAGCTCAG gcAATTGCAGCCATGGCTTGGGGAACTGCATCTTGTCCTAAG GTGGAAAAAATTTTTGGGCCAGGAAATCAATATGTTACAGCAGCAAAAATGATTCTACAA AACAGTGAAGCCATGGTTTCTATTGACATGCCTGCGGGCCCATCAGAAGTTCTAGTCATTGCTGACAAATATGCCAAACCTGCTCATATTGCTGCAGATCTACTCTCTCAG GCAGAACATGGCCCCGATAGTCAGGTAGTTCTTGTTATTGCTGGAGACGGTGTGGATCTCAGTGCTATCGAGTCTGAAATTAGCAAGCAATGTGCAAGTCTTCCAAGAGGAGAGTATGCTTCCAAAGCACTTAGCCACAGTTTCATAGTATTTGCCCAAGATATGTTTGAGGTCG GCTATCTTTTCTCAAACTTGTATGCTCCCGAGCATCTGATAATCAACGTCAAGGAAGCAGAGAGGTGGGAAAGTCTCATCGAGAATGCAG GTTCCGTGTTCTTAGGCCAATGGAGCCCGGAAAGTGTGGGCGACTATGCTAGTGGAACAAACCATGTTCTTCCTACATATGGCTATGCGAGGATGTACAGTGGAGTTTCACTAGACTCTTTCTTGAAGTACATCACGGTACAATCTTTAACCGAAGAAGGTTTGAGAACATTAGGTCCATATGTAGCCAAGATGGCTGAAGTAGAAGGGCTCGAGGCTCACAAAAGAGCAGTCACTCTCAGGCTGCAAGACATCGAAGCTGCCCTCCCCATTAGCTAA